One segment of Ascochyta rabiei chromosome 7, complete sequence DNA contains the following:
- a CDS encoding palmitoyltransferase — translation MPRRRCAACGEHEHEHEHEHEHTHTVTSRQLGLETRPSRTYEQLHPWPCRSKLYAPSTNLPFPAATMKVVYIGIFNNEAKPAVELTCERELSSYGRFTRGSISEFLTFFAGEVAQRTRPGQRQDVEEKEYTFHAYGRTEGICGIVITDDEYPTIVAHRVLSKIVDEFVTKYPRTAYANFAKGSPQLSFPELKQYITQYQDPAQADSIVKIQKELDETKIVLHKTIESVLERGEKIDNLVAKSDGLSAQSKMFYTQAKKQNSCCLVM, via the exons ATGCCGCGGAGGCGCTGCGCTGCGTGTGGGGAGCACGAGCACGAGCACGAACACGAACACGAACATACACACACGGTCACGTCCAGGCAGCTTGGTCTTGAAACACGCCCTTCCCGCACTTACGAACAACTGCACCCTTGGCCTTGTCGCTCCAAACTCTACGCCCCTTCCACGAACCTGCCCTTCCCCGCCGCCACCATGAAGGTCGTGTACATTGGT ATCTTCAACAACGAGGCCAAGCCTGCCGTCGAGCTGACATGCGAACGCGAACTCTCGTCCTACGGCCGCTTCACAAGAGGCAGCATCTCCGAATTC TTGACCTTCTTCGCCGGTGAAGTCGCCCAGCGAACAAGGCCAGGCCAGAGGCAGGACGTCGAGGAGAAGG AGTACACATTCCACGCCTACGGCCGCACAGAAGGAATTTGCGGCATCGTAATCACCGACGACGAGTACCCCACCATTGTCGCCCACCGCGTCCTCTCCAAGATTGTCGACGAGTTTGTCACAAAGTACCCCCGAACCGCCTACGCAAACTTCGCCAAAGGCTCACCCCAGCTCAGCTTCCCCGAGCTCAAGCAGTACATCACGCAGTACCAGGACCCGGCCCAGGCAGACAGCATCGTCAAGATCCAAAAGGAGCTCGACGAGACCAAGATTGTCCTGCACAAGACCATCGAGAGCGTGCTAGAGCGCGGCGAGAAGATTGACAATCTGGTCGCCAAGAGTGACGGCCTGAGTGCGCAGAGCAAGATGTTCTATACCCAGGCG
- a CDS encoding RNA helicase has product MDAAQAQWLEQLATMRKAIAELNLPTEAEKVPAYGDDLEFDDDDFSGTASGEDIWDIISDEYEDEYSSDHLEQFQDASSGSSAYDQRWLSTKCEGVAQRSSGLDAGALKDQILAILSSDSNNEELQMMLAEIVGYGELDLVADLIAHRKDITRSLLEPTPGEHNGVSGRLLTRAEREEALRRQDWEHKNTTLSAAVDRTGPQYPHVYQTYSAGNKLSAYGKKYALPTNHKHHDDNLYEEYEIPAMPVGTIGAGRRLVEISELDGLCQRTFKGYKALNRMQSLVFPVAYKTSENMLICAPTGAGKTDAAMLTILNTIGKNILPNPIEEPEATDFTVSMEDFKIIYVAPMKALAAEVTEKLGKRLAWLGIKARELTGDMHLTKAEILDTQIIVTTPEKWDVVTRKSTGDTELVQKVRLLIIDEVHMLHDERGAVLESLVARTQRQVESTQSLIRIVGLSATLPNYVDVADFLRVNKMAGLFYFDASFRPVPLEQHFIGAKGKPGTMKSRENLEQVAFNKVKQMLERGHQIMVFVHSRKDTVKTARRLFDQAVDDQCSDLFDPTEHPKYDAAVRDMKQSKGRELRELLGKGMGTHHAGMPRSDRNLVERLFAEGIIKILCCTATLAWGVNLPAAAVLIKGTQVYNAQEGKFTDLGILDVLQIFGRAGRPQFQDTGIGFICTTHDRLDHYMRAITEQQPIESRFSSKLVDNLNAEISLGTVTTVSEAVQWLGYSYLFVRMQKSPLLYGIEWAEIRDDPQLVGRRRKLIIDAARVLQKSQMIIFNETTEDLRSKDVGRIASQFYVQQSSIEIFNTMMRPRSTDADALAMVSMSGEFDQVQSRETEEKELSALKEEGYVITEVKGGYATAHGKTNYLLQAHISRARLEDFTLVSDTNYIKQNASRIARALFMIALNRRWGYQCLVLLSLCQSIEHQVWSIEHPLHQFDLPQPVLRALDQRYTSIEALRDMESREIGDLVHNTKMGGVISKLLDNFPTLGIESEIAPLNRDVLRIRLWLTPEFRWNDRHHGTSESFWIWVENSETSEIYHYEFFILSRKKLYDDHELNFTIPLTDPLPTQIYVRAVSDRWLGAETVHPISFQHLIRPDTESVYTDLLDLQPLPIAALKNPLLEELYAQRFQYFNPMQTQIFHCLYHTPANVLLGSPTGSGKTVAAELAMWWAFREKPGSKVVYIAPMKALVRERVQDWGKRLAGPMGLKLVELTGDNTPDTRTIRDADIIITTPEKWDGISRSWQTRGYVRQVSLVIIDEIHLLGGDRGPILEIIVSRMNYIASQKEGGSIRLLGMSTACANASDLGNWLGVKEGLFNFRHSVRPVPLEIFIDGFPEQRGFCALMQSMNRPTFLAIKQHSPEKPVIVFVASRRQTRLTARDLINFCGMEDNPRRFLRMSEDDLALNLERVKDDALREALSFGIGLHHAGLVESDRSLSEELFANNKIQILVATSTLAWGVNLPAHLVVVKGTQFFDAKSEGYKDMDLTDVLQMLGRAGRPQFDSSGIARIFTQDAKKEFYKHFLHTGFPVESSLHNVLDNHLGAEISAGTIGTKQDALDYLTWTFFFRRLHKNPSFYGLEISAEEHNTIAAQSMANDYMINLVETSLKELHDSSCAAVEPTGEVDSTPLGKIMSYYYLSHKTIRYLVAHAKRNATFLDALTWISHATEYDELPVRHNEDLINAELSKALPLSADHFGLPMWDPHVKSFLLLQAHFSRIDLPISDYVGDLNSVLDQSIRIVQASIDVLTELGYVSSCTQMIALLQCIKSARWPDDGPLSLLPNVEPTEERKRIEHPRASPKTLQEASASSSANLEKALRFAGVTAPMLKRNMEPIARLPILHLSLGTYNAVSFSLNMTRQNPARIQNGGVRIYAPRYPKPQTEGFFFVLSYSSTDEIIALKRVNWVDPTRSGPGGRGRGHGGRGGQKQLTASEAGAGRGSGAVSRGRGSRGSRGGRGADKQIAATGNGSTGAVVDASREGGHGGAGAGAGAGGAKLHAFAKVSLPPEAQGKKVDVSVYSDSYIGMRWRIDGVEIPMAPVVEDGGKKKEGGAGVWDNDNL; this is encoded by the coding sequence ATGGACGCAGCGCAGGCGCAATGGCTGGAGCAGCTCGCCACCATGCGCAAAGCTATCGCAGAACTGAACCTGCCCACAGAGGCTGAGAAAGTGCCAGCCTATGGTGATGATCTGGAattcgacgacgacgacttcTCAGGCACTGCAAGCGGGGAAGACATCTGGGACATCATCAGCGACGAATACGAAGACGAGTACAGCAGCGACCACCTCGAGCAGTTCCAAGATGCATCAAGTGGAAGCAGCGCCTACGACCAGCGATGGCTGTCCACCAAATGCGAGGGCGTCGCCCAACGAAGCTCTGGCCTGGATGCCGGAGCCCTCAAAGATCAGATCCTGGCAATCCTCAGCAGCGACAGCAACAACGAGGAGCTGCAGATGATGCTAGCAGAGATTGTCGGCTATGGAGAGCTGGACCTGGTGGCCGATCTCATCGCACATCGCAAGGACATTACTCGCTCGTTGCTCGAGCCAACTCCTGGCGAACACAACGGCGTCTCTGGCCGTCTTCTGACCCGAGCCGAGCGCGAAGAAGCGTTGCGCAGGCAAGACTGGGAGCACAAAAACACCACTCTGTCAGCTGCAGTTGACCGCACAGGACCACAGTACCCACATGTCTACCAGACCTACTCAGCTGGCAATAAGCTCTCTGCTTACGGCAAGAAATATGCGCTTCCCACCAACCACAAGCACCACGACGACAATCTCTACGAAGAATACGAGATTCCTGCGATGCCAGTAGGGACTATTGGAGCCGGTCGGAGGCTCGTCGAAATCAGCGAACTGGACGGTCTCTGCCAGCGCACATTCAAAGGTTACAAAGCTCTCAACCGCATGCAGAGCCTGGTTTTCCCTGTGGCGTACAAGACGAGCGAGAACATGCTCATCTGCGCGCCTACTGGTGCCGGTAAGACTGACGCAGCGATGCTGACCATCCTCAACACCATCGGCAAGAACATCTTGCCCAACCCAATCGAGGAGCCTGAGGCCACCGATTTCACAGTCAGCATGGAGGATTTCAAGATCATCTATGTAGCACCCATGAAAGCGCTTGCTGCTGAAGTCACAGAGAAGCTCGGAAAGCGCCTGGCTTGGCTAGGCATCAAGGCGCGTGAGTTGACTGGAGACATGCATCTCACCAAAGCCGAGATCCTGGACACTCAGATCATTGTCACAACACCAGAGAAATGGGACGTTGTAACGAGAAAGAGCACGGGAGACACTGAGCTTGTGCAGAAGGTGCGTCTGTTGATCATCGACGAGGTTCATATGTTGCACGATGAACGCGGTGCTGTATTGGAGAGCTTGGTGGCCAGAACCCAAAGACAGGTCGAGAGCACACAGTCTCTCATCCGCATCGTTGGTCTTTCCGCTACACTGCCCAACTACGTTGATGTTGCAGACTTCCTCCGCGTGAACAAGATGGCCGGGCTGTTCTATTTCGACGCTTCGTTTCGTCCTGTGCCTCTGGAGCAGCATTTCATCGGTGCCAAGGGCAAGCCTGGCACCATGAAATCCCGCGAGAACCTAGAACAGGTCGCTTTCAACAAGGTCAAGCAGATGCTCGAGCGAGGACATCAGATCATGGTCTTTGTACATTCCAGAAAGGATACCGTGAAGACCGCACGTCGACTTTTCGACCAGGCCGTGGACGATCAGTGCAGTGACCTTTTCGATCCGACAGAACATCCCAAGTACGATGCTGCTGTGCGCGACATGAAGCAATCAAAGGGACGTGAGCTTCGAGAGCTGCTTGGTAAAGGTATGGGCACTCATCACGCTGGTATGCCTCGCTCAGACCGCAACCTTGTCGAGCGTCTCTTTGCCGAGGGTATTATCAAAATCCTTTGCTGTACAGCAACCCTAGCCTGGGGTGTCAACCTGCCAGCCGCTGCAGTTCTTATCAAAGGCACTCAGGTGTACAACGCCCAAGAAGGCAAGTTTACAGATCTCGGTATTCTGGATGTCCTGCAGATCTTTGGTCGTGCCGGTCGTCCTCAATTCCAAGACACTGGTATCGGTTTTATCTGCACGACCCATGACCGCCTTGACCATTACATGCGTGCAATTACAGAACAGCAGCCTATCGAGTCAAGGTTCTCTTCCAAGCTTGTTGACAACCTCAATGCCGAGATCTCGCTTGGTACAGTCACCACAGTCTCAGAGGCAGTGCAATGGCTGGGTTATTCCTACTTATTCGTCAGAATGCAAAAGAGCCCCTTGCTCTATGGCATCGAATGGGCCGAGATTAGAGACGATCCGCAACTTGTCGGAAGGAGGCGTAAGCTTATCATCGATGCTGCACGCGTCCTGCAGAAGAGTCAGATGATCATCTTCAACGAGACCACAGAGGATCTCCGCTCCAAGGATGTCGGGCGTATTGCAAGCCAGTTCTATGTTCAGCAATCGAGTATCGAGATCTTTAACACTATGATGCGCCCTCGAAGCACAGACGCTGATGCTCTGGCCATGGTCAGTATGAGCGGCGAGTTCGACCAAGTTCAGTCTCGTGAGACCGAGGAAAAAGAATTATCGGCACTCAAGGAAGAGGGCTATGTCATTACTGAAGTCAAAGGTGGTTACGCTACAGCTCACGGCAAGACGAACTACCTTCTACAGGCCCATATCTCCAGAGCACGACTAGAGGACTTCACGCTCGTCTCGGACACTAACTACATTAAGCAGAACGCTTCGCGTATCGCCAGGGCATTGTTTATGATAGCGCTTAATAGGCGCTGGGGGTACCAATGTTTGGTCCTGCTGAGCCTTTGCCAGTCTATTGAACACCAAGTGTGGTCTATAGAGCATCCCCTACATCAGTTCGATCTCCCCCAGCCAGTGTTGCGAGCGCTTGATCAGAGATATACGTCAATCGAGGCACTGCGCGATATGGAATCACGAGAGATCGGTGACCTAGTGCACAACACGAAGATGGGCGGAGTTATCTCAAAGCTCTTGGACAACTTCCCGACACTTGGTATTGAATCTGAGATTGCGCCTCTCAACCGCGACGTTCTCCGCATTCGCTTGTGGCTCACGCCCGAGTTCAGGTGGAACGACCGCCATCACGGCACATCAGAATCGTTCTGGATCTGGGTAGAGAACTCGGAAACCTCAGAGATCTACCACTATGAGTTCTTCATCTTGTCTCGTAAGAAGCTTTACGATGATCACGAACTGAACTTCACAATCCCGCTCACAGATCCGTTACCGACACAAATTTATGTGCGCGCTGTTTCTGATCGGTGGCTGGGTGCGGAGACAGTGCATCCGATCTCTTTCCAGCATCTTATTCGGCCAGATACGGAGAGCGTTTACACCGATCTGCTTGACCTGCAGCCGTTACCGATCGCAGCTCTGAAAAACCCACTTCTAGAGGAGCTGTACGCCCAGCGCTTCCAGTACTTCAATCCCATGCAAACACAGATCTTCCACTGTTTATACCATACCCCGGCGAACGTGCTTCTTGGTTCGCCCACAGGTAGTGGTAAGACAGTCGCAGCTGAGCTTGCCATGTGGTGGGCTTTCAGAGAGAAGCCAGGCTCAAAGGTTGTTTATATTGCACCTATGAAGGCGCTCGTTCGAGAGCGAGTGCAGGACTGGGGCAAGCGCCTTGCTGGACCAATGGGGCTCAAGCTTGTTGAATTGACTGGTGATAACACGCCAGATACCCGCACAATACGCGACGCAGACATAATCATTACCACGCCTGAGAAATGGGATGGTATCAGTCGTAGCTGGCAGACTCGTGGCTATGTTCGTCAGGTCAGTTTGGTCATCATCGACGAGATCCACTTGCTCGGCGGTGACCGTGGTCCCATTCTCGAGATCATTGTGTCCCGTATGAACTACATTGCTTCGCAGAAAGAAGGTGGATCTATCCGTCTGCTCGGAATGTCGACCGCTTGCGCGAATGCTTCAGACCTCGGCAACTGGCTCGGTGTGAAAGAGGGGCTCTTCAACTTCCGTCACTCTGTCCGCCCTGTGCCGCTGGAGATATTTATTGATGGCTTTCCCGAGCAGCGAGGATTCTGTGCGCTTATGCAGTCGATGAACCGGCCCACGTTCCTCGCTATCAAGCAACATTCGCCAGAGAAGCCAGTCATCGTATTCGTAGCGTCGCGTCGTCAGACGCGCCTAACTGCTCGCGACCTGATCAACTTCTGCGGCATGGAGGACAATCCCAGGCGTTTTCTCCGCATGTCGGAAGATGACTTAGCTCTGAATCTTGAGCGGGTCAAAGATGACGCCCTGCGAGAGGCTCTGAGCTTCGGCATCGGTCTCCATCACGCGGGTCTGGTCGAAAGCGATCGTTCCCTGTCTGAGGAGCTCTTCGCCAACAACAAGATCCAGATCCTTGTCGCTACTAGCACTTTGGCTTGGGGAGTCAACTTGCCAGCTCATCTAGTGGTCGTCAAGGGCACACAGTTTTTTGATGCCAAGTCTGAAGGATACAAGGATATGGACCTGACAGATGTGCTTCAGATGCTAGGTCGTGCCGGACGTCCGCAGTTTGATTCTTCAGGCATCGCGCGTATCTTCACGCAGGACGCGAAGAAGGAGTTCTACAAGCACTTCCTGCACACTGGTTTCCCTGTTGAGTCTTCGCTGCACAACGTTTTGGACAACCATTTGGGCGCCGAGATCTCAGCCGGCACCATTGGCACAAAGCAAGACGCTCTGGACTACCTAACCTGGACCTTCTTCTTCCGCCGATTGCACAAGAACCCATCTTTCTATGGTCTCGAAATCTCTGCGGAAGAACACAACACCATCGCTGCTCAATCCATGGCAAATGACTACATGATCAATCTTGTGGAGACCTCACTGAAAGAACTCCACGACTCATCCTGTGCGGCTGTCGAACCCACAGGTGAAGTCGACTCCACCCCGCTCGGCAAGATCATgtcctactactacctgtcaCACAAGACAATCCGTTACCTTGTCGCGCACGCGAAGAGAAATGCAACCTTCCTTGATGCATTGACATGGATATCACACGCGACTGAATACGACGAGCTTCCTGTACGACACAACGAAGATCTCATCAATGCCGAGCTCTCCAAAGCTCTGCCGCTGAGTGCAGACCACTTCGGTCTGCCGATGTGGGATCCACACGTCAAATCCTTTTTGCTGCTACAGGCACACTTTTCGCGCATCGACCTGCCTATCAGCGATTACGTGGGTGACTTGAACTCGGTCCTTGACCAGTCGATCCGTATCGTGCAAGCTAGTATCGATGTCTTGACTGAGTTGGGCTACGTAAGTTCTTGTACACAGATGATTGCCTTGCTGCAGTGTATTAAGAGCGCACGCTGGCCTGACGACGGTCCGCTCTCGCTCTTACCCAATGTTGAGCCCACAGAGGAGAGGAAGCGTATCGAGCATCCACGCGCCTCACCAAAGACACTGCAGGAGGCGTCCGCCTCCTCTTCCGCAAACCTCGAGAAAGCGCTGCGCTTTGCCGGGGTGACGGCGCCAATGCTGAAGCGCAACATGGAGCCCATCGCTCGCCTCCCGATTCTGCACCTTTCCTTGGGCACGTACAACGCCGTATCTTTCTCGTTGAACATGACGCGTCAAAACCCAGCGCGCATTCAGAATGGCGGTGTGCGTATTTACGCGCCACGGTACCCAAAGCCGCAGACGGAAGGGTTCTTCTTCGTGTTGAGCTACAGCAGCACAGATGAGATCATTGCATTAAAGAGGGTGAACTGGGTGGATCCGACTCGGTCGGGACCTGGAGGTCGTGGCCGCGGCCACGGCGGACGTGGTGGACAGAAGCAGCTGACAGCTTCAGAAGCGGGGGCTGGACGAGGAAGCGGAGCCGTCAGTAGAGGTCGTGGAAGTCGTGGAAGTCGTGGAGGTCGCGGGGCGGACAAGCAAATCGCCGCAACTGGCAACGGAAGCACAGGTGCGGTTGTAGATGCAAGTAGAGAGGGTGGCCATggtggagctggagctggagctggagctggaggagCAAAATTGCACGCTTTCGCCAAGGTATCTCTACCGCCTGAGGCACAAGGCAAGAAGGTGGACGTGAGCGTGTACAGCGATTCGTACATTGGGATGAGGTGGCGTATCGACGGTGTAGAGATACCGATGGCGCCGGTCGTGGAGGACGGagggaagaagaaggagggaGGCGCGGGTGTGTGGGATAACGATAACTTGTAG